A window of Puniceicoccus vermicola contains these coding sequences:
- a CDS encoding fatty acid desaturase family protein, with amino-acid sequence MSGSSIQMPIPAPEGHIETPLVQEAGKTAPTGGKKISRATAQFARDIPSKSWFAVISSLLILALAVVGTFPFWAIPFRIAFSVLTALMIVRVFVIFHDHQHRAILAKSKLADRLMTVVGILTLTPSSVWKHSHDSHHANNSKLHGNDLGSFPTMTVERYRSSPLLVRIRYRVSRHPLTILAGYLTSFVFSMCLEPIFENPRKHFDCAIALVVHAALIVLLAVTFGWAGVFFSLVLPFIIAACLGSYLFYAQHNFPGVLLKDEDGWTYEGAALESSSFMKMPRILHWFTGNIGYHHIHHLNARIPFYRLPEAFKAIPELQNAKTTSLSPVEVFRCFRLKIWNVEKARLVGYRG; translated from the coding sequence ATGAGTGGATCTTCAATTCAGATGCCAATCCCCGCCCCGGAGGGTCACATCGAAACTCCGCTCGTTCAGGAAGCCGGTAAGACGGCGCCCACAGGCGGGAAGAAGATCTCACGGGCTACTGCTCAGTTTGCGAGGGACATTCCTTCGAAGAGTTGGTTTGCCGTAATTTCCTCTCTACTCATTCTGGCACTGGCGGTAGTCGGGACGTTTCCGTTCTGGGCCATCCCGTTTCGGATCGCTTTCAGCGTCTTGACGGCGTTGATGATTGTCCGGGTGTTCGTGATTTTTCATGACCATCAGCACCGGGCGATTCTGGCCAAGTCGAAGCTCGCCGACCGTCTGATGACGGTGGTGGGGATTCTTACCCTGACGCCCAGTAGTGTCTGGAAGCACTCACACGATTCGCATCACGCGAATAATTCGAAGCTTCACGGAAATGATTTGGGTTCGTTCCCGACCATGACGGTGGAACGCTATCGTTCTTCGCCATTGCTGGTTCGGATTCGCTACCGAGTCAGCCGTCATCCATTGACGATTCTGGCCGGATATTTGACCTCGTTCGTGTTTTCGATGTGCCTCGAACCGATCTTCGAGAATCCACGAAAGCATTTCGATTGTGCCATCGCTTTGGTGGTTCACGCGGCGTTGATTGTCTTGCTCGCAGTGACTTTCGGCTGGGCAGGAGTCTTCTTCTCCCTCGTCCTTCCGTTCATTATCGCGGCATGTCTCGGTTCTTACCTCTTTTATGCCCAGCACAATTTCCCCGGGGTTCTCCTCAAGGATGAAGATGGCTGGACTTATGAAGGGGCTGCTCTCGAATCTTCGAGTTTCATGAAGATGCCTCGCATTCTTCATTGGTTCACCGGGAACATTGGGTATCACCATATCCATCACCTGAATGCTCGGATTCCATTCTATCGTTTGCCGGAAGCCTTCAAGGCGATCCCGGAACTGCAGAATGCCAAGACGACCAGCTTGTCTCCAGTAGAAGTCTTCCGCTGTTTCCGGCTGAAGATTTGGAATGTGGAAAAAGCTCGCCTCGTCGGCTACCGCGGTTGA
- a CDS encoding helix-turn-helix transcriptional regulator, translating to MTRDSLNSLLLTPPQPSTISRAIHGLGGVTTETFLLPDQWMLHFYHYSGRVRIRDHEFSLHPGCATLIPPATQIVFCYEGESPHLYSHFYLPPGSDPAPYYWPADPRVSALEDLLEGALTFHRTHSRRAAARLWEVLLGLSSLLDGGSADSQSQEKLDECLRLMNATTSTTLPIAELADEVGLSQNQLTRLFRSELGCTPVSYRRELKMDRACLLLRHSDLPVKAIACSVGIPDLQAFNKTFRKSRGVSPRQYRADPEGPLIFSQ from the coding sequence ATGACTCGCGATTCCCTCAACTCCCTCCTACTCACCCCACCCCAACCGAGCACCATTTCCCGTGCAATTCACGGACTCGGAGGGGTGACCACGGAGACGTTTCTTCTACCTGATCAGTGGATGCTGCATTTCTACCACTATTCTGGGCGGGTGCGCATCCGCGACCATGAGTTCTCTCTCCATCCAGGGTGCGCAACTCTCATTCCCCCAGCGACGCAAATCGTATTCTGCTACGAGGGAGAATCGCCCCATCTCTACTCTCATTTTTACCTTCCCCCCGGATCCGATCCCGCCCCCTATTATTGGCCAGCGGACCCTCGAGTCTCCGCCCTCGAAGACCTACTGGAGGGAGCCCTTACGTTCCATCGGACCCATTCCCGCCGAGCCGCCGCCCGGCTCTGGGAGGTACTTCTAGGCCTCTCCTCACTACTCGACGGCGGATCGGCCGACTCCCAGTCCCAGGAAAAGCTCGACGAATGTCTCCGGCTGATGAACGCGACGACCTCGACCACTCTCCCCATCGCCGAACTGGCGGACGAAGTCGGTCTCTCCCAAAATCAACTCACCCGGCTTTTTCGCTCGGAACTGGGCTGCACTCCGGTCAGCTATCGCCGCGAACTCAAGATGGACCGGGCCTGCCTCCTCTTACGTCACTCGGATCTTCCGGTGAAAGCGATTGCCTGCAGCGTCGGAATCCCCGATTTGCAGGCCTTCAATAAAACCTTTCGCAAGAGCCGAGGAGTCAGCCCGCGTCAATATCGCGCCGATCCGGAAGGCCCGCTTATTTTTTCACAGTGA
- a CDS encoding DEAD/DEAH box helicase: protein MTTTPFSALPLAEPIQRALRDLSYDTPSPIQEQALPPQLEGRDIIGCAQTGTGKTAAFALPILHHMSQSPDRPVANCARALVLTPTRELAVQVGESFSKYGKYLKLRHCLIYGGVSQKPQVNAMRRGVDILVATPGRLLDLINQGHVDLQRVEFLVLDEVDRMLDMGFVHDVKKIAAMMPSERQTALFTATLNGQVRSVADRFINDPVEIRIDPGKPVVERIDQKVCHVRVEDKLPLLQYYLTEQDGSPSDLRTLVFSRTKHGCDKLSKKLKGFGIVSEAIHGNKTQAARQKALDRFRDGRVSVLVATDVAARGIDVKDIGLVVNFDLPNEADTYVHRIGRTARAETSGRAISFCDEGTTSELFQIERHLGKEIDLERDQPFHYEGMPKSKSGGGKGRGQGGGGRRKRPYGRGGRGDRSGGGGFPGGGRGRSGAAQGSRGPAGAKRKARG, encoded by the coding sequence ATGACTACTACACCATTCTCGGCTTTGCCATTGGCGGAGCCGATTCAACGTGCATTGCGCGATCTCAGCTACGACACTCCTTCTCCGATCCAGGAACAGGCGCTTCCGCCGCAACTGGAAGGCCGGGACATTATTGGATGTGCCCAGACGGGGACGGGGAAAACGGCCGCTTTTGCGCTGCCGATTCTTCACCACATGTCCCAAAGTCCGGACCGTCCGGTGGCCAATTGCGCCCGCGCTCTGGTCCTGACCCCGACTCGCGAGTTGGCGGTTCAAGTAGGCGAGAGCTTCTCGAAGTACGGGAAATACCTGAAATTGCGTCACTGCCTGATATATGGAGGCGTGAGCCAGAAACCACAGGTCAACGCCATGCGCCGCGGGGTCGACATTCTCGTCGCCACTCCTGGTCGATTGCTCGACCTGATCAATCAAGGCCACGTCGATCTGCAGCGGGTTGAATTCCTCGTCCTCGACGAAGTGGATCGGATGCTCGACATGGGATTTGTCCACGACGTGAAGAAAATCGCGGCAATGATGCCCAGTGAGCGCCAGACGGCTCTTTTCACGGCAACCCTGAATGGCCAAGTCCGCTCGGTTGCCGATCGCTTCATCAATGATCCTGTGGAAATCCGCATTGATCCCGGTAAGCCGGTTGTCGAACGGATCGACCAGAAGGTCTGCCACGTGCGGGTCGAGGATAAGCTTCCACTCTTGCAGTATTACCTGACAGAGCAAGACGGCTCTCCCTCGGATCTGCGGACTCTCGTTTTTAGCCGGACCAAGCACGGGTGCGACAAACTTTCCAAGAAGCTCAAAGGCTTCGGAATCGTCAGTGAGGCGATTCACGGGAACAAGACCCAAGCGGCCCGTCAAAAGGCGTTGGATCGTTTCCGCGATGGCCGCGTATCGGTCCTGGTCGCCACCGATGTGGCTGCCCGGGGAATCGATGTGAAAGACATCGGTCTGGTCGTGAATTTTGATTTGCCGAATGAAGCTGACACCTACGTGCACCGGATTGGACGGACCGCCCGTGCGGAGACCTCAGGTCGCGCAATCAGCTTCTGCGATGAAGGAACGACCTCAGAGTTGTTCCAGATCGAACGACACCTCGGTAAGGAAATCGATTTGGAGCGGGATCAACCTTTCCATTACGAAGGAATGCCGAAGAGTAAATCCGGTGGCGGTAAAGGCCGCGGACAGGGTGGCGGTGGTCGCCGCAAGCGCCCTTACGGACGTGGCGGACGCGGTGATCGTTCGGGTGGTGGTGGTTTCCCCGGAGGCGGCCGAGGCCGCAGCGGGGCAGCTCAAGGAAGTCGTGGACCGGCAGGAGCCAAACGGAAGGCGAGAGGATGA
- a CDS encoding extracellular solute-binding protein → MNPFLILTRIRLTGVGLAMVAFFLGNLVFGQEESPQKESEVIKVLTFHDPQSQALFEITRKFEDTTGILVEMTQLHRSEMLNELNLTDYLSQFDLVTVDEPFLALMSDVLLPFDDWPSPQKFDPIQLEGWTNEQMIEASSIDGVLYGVPVNPNVYLYVYRKDLWDSPKEQQAFEERYGYELAPPRDAQQFRDMAEFFHRPPDLYGFSPVDQVSEALTIALIWSLELFGQTLSDDELQTNFDKEAAEDALEWYRSLSAFGPKKRGAWHYDQRADLMRVGKLAQGMLWPAYIPNIMDPKETFVQDDLGFSVGPRAPDGSPVCISGMWTMGIPRRSEKADLAVEFAAFWSEPETNLLLVRRGASPTRTISLDHQKIAAALPWLDAYEEAIQDTISRAQNRGYPAFSEAAAEIFAAYLSGKESASEAVEELLQLGTEETE, encoded by the coding sequence GTGAACCCCTTTCTCATCCTCACTCGAATACGCCTGACTGGAGTCGGTTTGGCAATGGTTGCCTTTTTTCTTGGGAATCTGGTTTTCGGGCAAGAGGAGAGCCCACAAAAAGAGTCTGAGGTCATCAAGGTTCTGACCTTTCACGATCCTCAATCCCAAGCGCTTTTTGAGATCACCCGGAAGTTTGAGGATACTACGGGGATCCTTGTAGAGATGACTCAATTACATCGGTCGGAGATGTTAAATGAGCTGAACTTGACGGATTATCTTTCCCAGTTCGACTTGGTTACGGTGGATGAGCCCTTCTTGGCGTTGATGAGTGATGTTCTGCTGCCCTTCGACGATTGGCCAAGTCCGCAGAAGTTTGACCCCATTCAGTTGGAAGGGTGGACCAACGAGCAAATGATCGAGGCATCCTCAATTGATGGAGTCCTCTATGGAGTTCCCGTTAACCCAAACGTTTATCTTTATGTTTATAGGAAGGATCTCTGGGACTCGCCGAAAGAACAGCAGGCCTTTGAAGAGCGCTACGGCTATGAACTCGCTCCGCCGCGCGATGCCCAACAATTTCGAGATATGGCCGAGTTCTTCCATCGGCCGCCGGATTTATATGGGTTCTCTCCTGTCGATCAAGTCTCCGAGGCTCTGACGATCGCACTTATTTGGTCACTCGAGCTTTTTGGGCAGACTCTCTCGGACGATGAGCTTCAAACAAACTTCGATAAGGAGGCTGCGGAGGATGCTCTTGAATGGTATCGGTCTCTATCAGCCTTCGGACCCAAGAAGCGAGGGGCGTGGCACTACGATCAGAGAGCAGATCTAATGAGGGTGGGTAAACTGGCGCAAGGGATGCTATGGCCTGCATATATTCCCAATATTATGGATCCGAAGGAGACGTTTGTTCAGGATGATCTTGGCTTTTCGGTCGGTCCGAGAGCGCCAGACGGTTCTCCCGTCTGCATCAGTGGAATGTGGACGATGGGAATACCCCGGCGCAGTGAAAAAGCGGATCTTGCTGTGGAATTTGCGGCCTTTTGGTCGGAGCCTGAGACGAATCTTTTGCTGGTGAGAAGAGGGGCATCCCCGACACGGACGATATCTTTGGATCATCAGAAGATCGCTGCAGCCTTGCCTTGGTTAGATGCTTATGAGGAGGCTATTCAGGACACCATCTCCCGTGCGCAGAATCGGGGATATCCAGCATTTTCCGAGGCGGCCGCAGAAATTTTTGCTGCGTATTTGTCCG
- a CDS encoding alpha-amylase family protein, which produces MSNPLRYRQIHLDFHTSGAIPGIGSRFDKKKYQETLKRAEVDSVTTFAVCHHGWAYYDGKVGKRHPGLNFDLLRAQFDACKEIGINVPIYLTAGVNNLAADENPGWREIGPDGQFTGWSKSNIVAGFKMLSFHSPYLDYLCELTEEVVELFPDADGIFYDIINQGEDCSMWALQHMQEKGLDPKNPEDRLQSRYDALMKYYQRTTETVRRLQPEMPVFHNSGNITPGFREILPFFSHLELESLPTGGWGYDHFPFLAKYAHQLDFDYLGMTGKFHSTWGEFGGYKHPNALRYECCAMLAYGARCSVGDQLHPTGEIDESTYEIVGEAYREVAEKESYARGARNVADIALLSSLSVRGKEAFLNSERETASDIGAARVLLEEHQLFDVIDVDMDFSPYQMLVLPDDVSVDEALERKLRSYLEAGGKLFLSHDSAVDSESGCLFDIGASVSEISPFQPDYSLPRKDLRADFVNQPMVMYGQSRRLKMTDGESLGEVYEPYFNREWDHFCSHQHTPPKPEPSEFSTGSKKGNILYMAHPVFSIYRGTGQVALRQLIGKHLDLLLDGGRSVSVENFPSTARVVLTHQETENRYILHLLNGCTINRGGAVTLHGGTLGGKLNGYEVIEDVRPLHNLGVTVRLPKSVKRVISVPEGRDIEAGISPETVTFRLDSMDHHAMFALEY; this is translated from the coding sequence ATGTCTAATCCACTCCGCTACCGTCAGATTCACCTCGATTTTCACACCTCTGGAGCGATTCCCGGCATCGGATCACGATTCGATAAGAAAAAGTATCAGGAAACCCTGAAGCGGGCGGAGGTGGACAGCGTGACGACCTTTGCAGTCTGCCACCACGGCTGGGCCTACTACGACGGGAAGGTGGGAAAGCGTCATCCAGGGCTCAATTTTGACCTCTTAAGGGCTCAGTTCGATGCCTGTAAGGAAATCGGAATCAATGTGCCCATCTACCTGACAGCTGGGGTGAATAACCTGGCTGCGGACGAAAATCCCGGTTGGCGGGAGATCGGCCCCGACGGACAGTTCACCGGTTGGTCGAAGAGTAATATCGTGGCGGGTTTCAAAATGCTCAGTTTCCATTCCCCCTACCTGGATTACCTCTGTGAACTGACGGAGGAGGTCGTGGAGCTGTTCCCGGATGCGGATGGTATTTTTTACGACATCATCAACCAAGGAGAGGACTGCTCGATGTGGGCTCTCCAGCACATGCAGGAGAAAGGGCTCGATCCGAAGAATCCCGAAGATCGCCTGCAGTCCCGGTACGATGCGCTGATGAAGTATTACCAGCGGACGACGGAGACGGTCCGACGTCTCCAGCCCGAGATGCCCGTTTTTCACAACAGTGGGAATATCACTCCGGGATTCCGAGAGATTCTTCCCTTTTTCAGCCATTTGGAGTTGGAAAGTCTCCCTACCGGAGGCTGGGGCTATGACCATTTCCCCTTCCTCGCGAAATATGCTCACCAGTTGGATTTCGACTATTTGGGGATGACGGGAAAATTCCATTCTACTTGGGGCGAGTTTGGTGGATATAAGCATCCAAACGCCTTGCGATACGAGTGTTGTGCCATGTTGGCCTATGGCGCCCGTTGCAGCGTCGGGGACCAGTTGCACCCGACGGGGGAAATTGACGAATCCACCTACGAGATCGTCGGCGAGGCTTATCGCGAAGTGGCTGAGAAAGAGTCCTACGCCCGAGGTGCCCGCAATGTGGCTGACATCGCCTTGCTCTCGAGCCTTTCAGTCCGAGGCAAGGAGGCTTTCCTCAATTCGGAACGGGAGACCGCATCCGATATCGGGGCTGCCCGTGTTTTATTGGAGGAACACCAGCTCTTCGACGTGATCGACGTCGATATGGATTTTTCTCCCTACCAAATGCTTGTGTTGCCCGATGACGTGTCGGTCGACGAAGCGCTCGAGAGAAAGCTCCGCTCCTATCTGGAGGCGGGCGGGAAACTCTTCTTGTCGCACGATAGCGCCGTGGATTCTGAATCGGGATGTTTGTTTGATATCGGTGCCTCGGTTTCGGAGATCTCTCCCTTCCAGCCGGATTATTCGCTACCCCGAAAAGATTTGCGGGCGGATTTCGTCAACCAGCCTATGGTGATGTACGGGCAATCCCGTCGTCTGAAAATGACCGATGGCGAATCCCTCGGCGAAGTTTACGAGCCGTATTTCAATCGCGAGTGGGACCACTTTTGCAGTCACCAGCACACCCCACCGAAGCCGGAGCCGTCGGAATTCTCCACCGGATCGAAGAAAGGCAATATCCTCTACATGGCGCACCCGGTTTTCTCGATCTACCGCGGAACCGGCCAGGTCGCCCTGCGGCAGCTTATTGGAAAGCATCTGGATCTTCTCTTGGACGGAGGCCGAAGCGTGTCCGTCGAGAATTTCCCCTCGACCGCACGCGTTGTCCTTACTCATCAAGAGACGGAAAATCGCTATATCCTTCACCTTCTCAATGGCTGCACCATCAATCGGGGAGGGGCTGTCACTCTCCATGGAGGCACCTTGGGGGGGAAACTGAATGGCTATGAAGTAATTGAAGACGTCCGACCCCTTCACAATCTTGGAGTCACCGTGCGCCTTCCCAAGTCAGTGAAGCGAGTGATTTCGGTCCCCGAAGGAAGAGACATTGAGGCAGGAATCAGTCCCGAGACCGTGACCTTCCGGCTCGACTCGATGGATCATCACGCGATGTTCGCGCTCGAATACTGA
- a CDS encoding ATP-binding protein — MSGRRQSRGSFRTRMVLFSTVVAAVGLLGFALVALGFYQRELRRNLERDLRGALMRTAPVIMRFSGSDLTPRESRFAGKVLGRLEEFGAEYAVYRPGGGWNLGPDWPIEDTEILDRLIPLLAKGPARPGGNNRFEEGPGRLGRRDQDPSIERNRVPVFRGGELPRGWLFAGVAADHGAVVLAVPDAIHRPQMRRLFVVFGLASPVALGLVALCAWFFSSRAIAPIRKLTRVAASTTADDLSHRISGEGMEREFRELIEVFNGMLERLEKSFGQARRFGQDAAHELNTPLTILTAKVDDAVAEAEDGSEDQQRLGEVSDELGRLGEIVRKLHLLARIDGGGLRPDRIETDLSEVVRALIEEMIEAFPSIRFEWEAGQSIRALCDPSLVRQIVLNLLSNAVNYNHAGGTVDVRLDCGAGKVELRVRNTGPAIEESLRAEIFDRFTRGDSSRSGQNGSAGLGLGLSLSREFARAQGGDLVLESGEEDSVTFLLTLPQTSL; from the coding sequence ATGAGCGGGAGGCGACAGAGCCGAGGTTCGTTCCGGACGCGGATGGTCCTTTTTTCGACTGTGGTTGCTGCGGTGGGCTTGCTCGGGTTCGCTCTGGTTGCGTTGGGATTCTATCAACGGGAGCTCAGGAGGAATTTAGAGCGTGATCTTCGCGGGGCCTTGATGCGGACGGCTCCTGTCATCATGCGGTTTTCTGGTTCGGATTTGACGCCGAGGGAGAGTCGTTTCGCCGGAAAAGTGCTGGGGCGTTTGGAAGAGTTCGGTGCGGAGTATGCGGTTTATCGACCGGGGGGAGGCTGGAATCTGGGCCCGGACTGGCCCATTGAGGATACTGAGATTTTGGATCGTCTAATCCCCCTCTTGGCGAAGGGCCCGGCTAGGCCCGGGGGGAACAATAGGTTTGAAGAGGGGCCTGGAAGGCTTGGGCGCCGGGATCAAGATCCCTCGATTGAGCGAAATCGAGTTCCTGTTTTTCGAGGCGGAGAGCTGCCAAGAGGCTGGTTGTTTGCCGGTGTTGCTGCCGATCACGGTGCAGTGGTGCTTGCCGTGCCGGATGCCATTCACCGACCGCAGATGAGGCGTCTATTCGTGGTCTTCGGACTAGCATCTCCGGTGGCTTTGGGGTTGGTTGCTCTCTGTGCGTGGTTCTTTTCGTCGAGGGCCATCGCTCCGATTCGCAAGCTGACACGGGTAGCTGCTTCGACGACCGCAGATGATCTGTCCCACCGGATCTCGGGTGAGGGGATGGAGCGGGAGTTTCGGGAGTTGATCGAGGTGTTCAACGGAATGTTGGAGCGTCTTGAGAAGAGTTTCGGGCAGGCTCGCCGATTTGGGCAGGACGCGGCGCACGAGCTGAATACCCCCTTGACCATTCTGACCGCCAAAGTCGATGACGCTGTCGCGGAGGCCGAGGATGGTTCTGAGGATCAGCAACGGCTCGGAGAGGTATCCGACGAATTGGGGCGATTGGGAGAGATCGTGCGCAAGCTCCATCTCTTGGCGAGAATTGATGGCGGCGGCTTGCGGCCGGACCGTATCGAAACGGATCTCTCTGAGGTAGTGAGGGCCTTGATCGAAGAAATGATCGAGGCCTTTCCGAGCATCCGCTTCGAATGGGAAGCCGGACAATCGATCCGGGCTTTGTGTGATCCCTCGCTTGTGCGCCAGATCGTCTTGAATTTGTTGAGTAACGCCGTGAACTACAATCATGCTGGAGGAACGGTTGACGTCCGTCTGGACTGCGGGGCAGGGAAGGTAGAACTGCGTGTCAGGAATACAGGACCCGCGATTGAGGAAAGTTTACGGGCCGAAATCTTTGATCGATTTACCCGGGGGGATTCTTCCCGCTCCGGCCAAAATGGGAGTGCGGGCTTAGGACTCGGACTCAGTCTCTCCCGCGAGTTTGCCCGGGCTCAGGGAGGAGACCTTGTTCTGGAAAGCGGAGAAGAGGATTCGGTTACCTTCCTCCTGACTCTTCCGCAAACTTCACTGTGA